The Elaeis guineensis isolate ETL-2024a chromosome 11, EG11, whole genome shotgun sequence genomic interval tcctatTGCAGGCCATTTGTTGTACATGAAGGTCTGCCCTCCAGTATGATCAGTAATATTAAATAACAAAATAAAACTGATAGAAAAATCTTAAAATTAACACAAACCAAATTTAGATGCAATATTATGTATGTGATAGAAAATAGAAACAATGCCTATAAATACTACAATTGACTTTCTCTGCATAAGAAAACAtgcattttctctatttttcaacTTCTCGAGCCTTTTCAAAATGTTTACGTGTTGATAATGATTCATCAAAGTGTTATCCTCACATATTCATAACTAATTTATTGGGTTGATGTGGTAGATATTCTCAAGCCCCTTGGTAGTGCTTGGGCCTAGTTGGATTGTTGGACAACTTGGGGCTTGCTTGGATGGTTGGGCCCAAGATCCCATGGGATTTGTGGCCCAACCACCAAATATGTTGAATCATAAACTGGGCTAGGTCTATGTTTACAAGTATCCAAGACCACATTTTGAATGGGCTTGTCCGAATcctatagagagaaaaaaaatgaccTCAACTATAATCCATTCTTTTGATAGTTATAGTGGCCCAACCCATGAATCCCATGGGATTTTGGGCTCAACCATCCAAATAGGCCCTTAGGTGGTTTGGTCACCAAGGAATGAGAGAGAATAGGAAGGAGAGGAGCAAAAGACAAATAAGAAAAGGCAAAGGAAGAAGAGGATGAATAGAAAAAGCAAGAATGAATTATAggttttgaaaatttgaaatcagAAAAATGACTGATAAGAAACtatgaaagaaggaaaagaaaaagcaagaaaaggaagaaaaaataataGAATAGAAGTAAAtgagaaagaagaataaaacatGATGAAGAAGATGACTTACTTGGAAAGGCTAGTGGACAAGCAATTTTAACTATCTTTTCTTCATTCATGCTATACTATGTGGTTACTTGTTCATTTCTACATATGTCATTGGCATTAGGGTTATTGCTTAAAACTATCAATTGCAAAGCATAGTGATTTAATATAACAACCAAATCAGTTATCATAAGGTAAAGTTATAAGAATAACTTAATTCATTGTCTGTTTATGTTGAATTATCTGATATCTGGAGTAAACAATAAGTGGTAATCTTAGACTGATTAAGTCTCTAAAGTTTGGACCTCCCTGAGCAAGATTTAAGATGGTATATTATCAAAGAGCAGCTTTCATATGGGCTCATGTGGTTTCTATGAGGTACATCTTTTCTCACTATGGGATTCAGGCCAGCCCACTTCAAAGGCCCTTGGGAATTTATGAAAACAAGTCTATTAGACTGATTTTTTCTAGTTGTGTGGGTCCAACCCATGAATCCCACGGGATATTGGGCTCAaacatccaaacaggcccttatGAACGTAAATATCCTCGTTTCTAGATCTCTACTCATATGTTGATTAAGGCTTGGATGGTTCAATAGCTTGTGTCTAGGCTTCctgtatttatcataaatttgataTTGAGGGGATAGGCCATTCCAGAAAAGTTGAAGAAGATACATGAgtgttttttcttccttcttctcgcATGCATTGAGGATTTGTAAATTGCTGTAGTTTTAGACATCATGATTGAAATCCTACTCATCAGtttcttagatctaatctgaaagttGGATGAAGACCTCTTTGTAAATCAAGTGCCATCGTCGTGTTGAGCACTATTATACAGCTATTTAGGAAATGTTTCGCCATACGTGCTGACATTTTGCAATGAAGCAATTTAATTGGGACTTTGATCTGTAGAAAATAAACAAGTATGTTATGCAACTGTTCTTGTAATTATTTGAGTAAAATAAAACTTTGGATTATTGAAGGTTGATCCTCGTATTTTGGATTTTAATTGATGAGTTCTTGAATCCACATGTTAAAAATTTGTCTCGAGGTTTGAAGCATCTTTGATGCTAGCTACAAGTTCACGGTGAAAGCGCTGAGGATTGCTATTTTGTAGTTTAATTGTTTTAAACAAGACCAAACTGTAACCAGCCCAAACATCTTTTTGGAGATGACGGCATTTGTTATGATCAACAGGATTGAAGTTTGTTGGTCCAAGACTTATAATAAGAAAGCTTTAGTTATTGGATTTCTTAAAGTAGCTTTATCTGATCATGGTTCCATTATTTTATACCAGACGGAGGATATTGCAACAAATTCTCTTAAACTTGACGGAACCAAAATGTGAGCTTCTTCAACATACCCGCATCTCTATCTATTCTTACTTTTGTGGTTTATCTGTAACCTAGTCTTTTTCTTCTGATTTTCAGGGGAAATAGGTTTGTAAAGGTGGAACGATGCAGACTAGATTcccagagaaagaggaagcatgaATTTCTTAGTGAACCTGAGAAGGTTGATGGATGCCTCTCAGCATACATTGGCAATCTATCTTGGGATGTGACAGAAGATGACATCAGAGACTGCTTCAAAACATCAAACATTGCTTCTATAAGATTTGCCTTTGACAAGAGGACAGGGAAATCTCGGGGCTTTTGTCACATAGATTTTGAAGATGATGAATCACTGGAGAAAGCTATGAAAAAAAACCAGGTCGAAATGCATGGGAGGCCAATGAAAATAGCATATGCTGTCAGCAGTCGGAACTGAACCTGCAAAGTTGTTCACCAAAGGTCTTTCCTGTCCTGTTGAAAGCTGACAGATTTTTTAGCACAAAATGGTCAGATGATCCATTTCCTAGATTTGTACCGGCTACTGAAATTTTAGGAGCACAGTCTTGCGCTTGTGGATGCTAGACTCAGATTAGCTGTTGTGGATGTATTACACAGTTCCATGCCGAGAATTCTTTAATTtgcatatttttgttttattaaaTGAATATATTCCTTGGCAAATTTCTGCATTACAAAAAATCTACTTATTAGTTGATTTTGCAAGGGAAGTTTGGATTAGCACAGTGATAGACATTTCAGGATTCCTGGACAATTTTGCCTTTCAATTATAGTATGATGTGGATGATACACATTTAAATGAATGACTGGTATACAAGTAACAAAGATCCAATGAAATAATACACACAaagatatatgtatgtgtgtgtttgtggggggatatgtatgtacgtatatgcatgtgtgcatgcatgtatatgtatatgtttagATTACTATCTGTCTTATACTTAAATTCAAGAGCAAAATTGTCATAGATCCCAAAttatgttaaaaaaataattccCAACTTCTATTTTGCAAAATCaacaatttatttatttttgcagaTTCACTATTCCTCATCTGAAAGTTACCAATCATAGAGCTGGAAAACTTCTATTCTTTTCTATGTTAATTTAGGTGTCTGGTGAATTTTGCTTCTCGACATCTATTAATTACACTTGACAACCGCAGTGGCCTACTGATTAGCTTACGGCTGTCCATTTCAAAAGTTCGCTTCTCATGGTTTGGCCATGGATAAGTAGAATGCCTGCTATGATCTCTAATCTTGCGGTTAAGCTGTTCCAACACCTTAATGGATACAATAGCTACTCAGCGTCATCTATTATGGACCTTTACATCCAACATTACTTTATTTGGCTTGTGCAAATTCCTCTAATCGATCTCCATCAATAGGCTCATCCATGCTAATCTGTCCACAATCAAGTCTCTCAATGCATTGTCCTAGtatatgattatttttatttgcaATTAGGCAATCAATTATAGACTAAATTCagctcacatgcattagaagattgtcATAGCTCGATTTAGGAGAATCTCTATGTTTCCACTGGACAATTGCGTGAGAGATCAGGGCAGCCATGAATAAAGATTATAATAATTAATGAAGCGTTCTCCAACTTAACTAAATAATGTAGTATagtgtaattttttaaataaaatcgcAAATACTAATGTTGTTCTTCCACGCTAGCTCAGCTCCTAAAAATGTTGCTGCATGTAGTTTCAAGTAGTAAAAAGGAGGTCAAAGTATGATCCTTTTGGTTATTAATGACCAGAGAATATATGATTGTTTAGACCTTCACAACCAACTCCTCTCTATGTTCTAATCATAAATTCGAATATATTAGTGGTTTTATATAAATAATGACAAGTATATCCATAAACTATAATAAAGCACACCATTTGCATGAATGATATAACTATTTTATTCCTCAAAATGTATAGTGTTGAGATGTTTATTCAAGTAACGTGGCAGCTTGATGGCCACTTAATTGTACATGATAAAACAATGTATTGCCACTTGATGGTACAAAGTTattaaagattaaaataaattaagatttgaaattccaAAGAACATGCTTAAAGAGGATATATGTTGAATCTAGCGATTTTAACTAATTTCAAACCTTTCAGCTAAAAACATCTACTTAAACCCCTTCACAATTGTTACCAAAAATAAAAACCCATCACAAAACAGTATTTGATCAGCAAGAGTAAACATGACTCATAGAATCTCATTTGTGTCCTTGGAGATCGCCAATGAAATTGGGACTTATAGTAGCTCTTTTTCCTGATTGAGTCATGGTAGGCTTAGTTATGCTTAACTCATATTACTAGAACCATATAGACATAAAACACCAAATCCTAACTCATTTCCTAGAATCTCGGCCATCTCCAAATCCTATTCCTTAAACAATTCCCAAGTTTTGATGCTATAATGCTCTAGACTTTCAAGTTACTTCACATCCAAATCCCTAATCTTAGCAAGTAAATCATAATCTAAGCCCCTAGCTCCAAATCACAGGAAGTTATCGATTAGAACTATTTCACTGTATGGACTTTGAACTATCCAATAAAAAATCATCGTATCATTCATTCTggttaaaaaaaatcaaaggttGTCATTGGAATTTTGAATGCAAAAAAGTTCATTATCATCCAAATTTAgttgaaaattataaataaaaaactcACTTTTAATTGTAGCGTGGATAATATGGTGATTTTTTTATGGGATGGTCCAAAGTTCAAatggtaaaatatttttaataaataatttcttTCAAGTCACTGTGAATCCTTGTGTAATGTCATCCCTCTCCTTACTTGTCTAATTATTACTTGGACAGGATCTGATGGACCACGCTAGATCCCACAGTGGATAATATGCTACGTTACCATTATATTTCATCAAGTCGCCCTTGCGCAAGAAATTTTTAATAGACTTAGATCTCATTTGATTAAGTCTTTAGAGTGTAAGAAAATACTTTTTAATCCttgacaatatttttggatggtaTACCTCATTCcgcaaaaaattttggataaatttagATTCATTTAGTTAAGCTTTTAGAGTGTAAGAAAGTATTTTCTGatccttcaaaaatatttttggatggtataataatatttagtaaaaatCTAGATGCTATTTTAGCTTTGTTAGAAGGTTAGAAAGATCTATTTGGGAAAAACTCCATTTTAAGTCTTCTCCAAAAATACTTTTTAATAATATCGGAAAGCTAGCtgttttgatttaaataatttttttaataactgAAATACCTACTAACAAACTTCATAATACattttatatcatatcatattatattattatactataaatataacataatataataattaattaatattatgatatattataaacatATAACATAACCTTTATgatattatcatattataaaaatataatttgatataacaatatttaataataatataatataatatattatactataatttattattggtttagattataatccattatgttatattatattacattatatgataatcatattatacaataaaataatatgttaaaatataataatatttatattgcaAACATATAACcaatctattataatattattatattataataatataatatattataatatattagattagattagattataacctatatattatattataaattatgttaaaaatataatataatattacattatatgataataatattatgtaataatattttaatatataataatatttaatattatattatatttttaatcacTATACAAtattatgtaatattttttattatcattttatcatacttaaatatttttttattttagttaccaaatatatattaaaattttaaaatattttataaatataattattaaataataaataattttttataaaaattctaCTACTTAAAAGTCCTATTGCCTGTAGCAATCCGAAACAGGATATTAATCTACCATATATATTATAGTCAAAGCTAATAAAAATATGCCATATcaatattgttggtgcagaattcaccaatgccggagaagctggagtgaggggatcacggccgccactGGGACCtataaagaaagtctaaaccggagttgagggtgctccggcaagatcctccgacgctcaagtcagtactctgcttcaacagaaatggagcactcgaataaaattttggcagagtttgagaaagcttgagaaaattttcaaaaacTTATCAAAACTGTtgtcttaccccattttatagtagaatacgaTATGATCCTgctattaatggtgcagacaactggggagttgtcaaatcactgGAGACTGTCAAATCGATGTGGATTGTTAGGTCATCAGAATTGACCcatatccttggcaggacaatgccccagggcggtcgcacggcatgtccttgatgggacaacagcccatagcggttgtacggcgtttggacggactggccgactatatgttggTATTCagctgtcgggacgtcgggtgatgactcaaAAACATCGTCGGctaatctggtgccttgtggaagtcaaaCGTCGGCTGCcatccccgacagtgagtcggtgatatgggtttgaTCGTTCGGTCGGTTAAAAACAGTATCGATCTGTTTGGCCAGCATATCTtcgatcggatattgtcggcagtcattgtcgaagtcgtctgtctgtccggtgggtagagtcgggcgtcgatcGGATCGGGATTgggatcggtatatcccaacaaggatCATGCAATGGCTTCTTTCCTGTCTTGTGGTCCATGACTACCACCACATGGGCCGATCATAGGGAGGTCATAATAGTGGAGACCCTAGAAGATTCAAACTCCTTCCTTGGTATCCAGCACTACTCAGTTGTAACTGAGATGGaacccgtccattgtagaagttcggatggagatcgattaccgtggaagcccggatagaGATCGAttaccgtggaagcccggatggggaccgATTTTCGTgaaagttcggatggaattcacttactgttgaagctcagatgaaattcgaaaggcgggcgaccactgtagaaacttgatggagtctggttactgtagaagtcctgttgctggagaagtccggacattgacgaagtccgaaagaagctcggagtaaagttgatcgtgaCAAGAGGAAGTCTGGaaaagattcggagagtagtcgatcactgtagaaaatcggctgacagtgaagcccagagagcatttagagcagtccgatagacgactaaaggagctcattattggagaagttcggagggtacgataggagctcgtccgttggaggagtccggaggacaccgtggaaggtcgactgctggaggagtccggatggtactgtggaagctcggatggtcggagaagttcagaaagacgctgCATAAGGTtggaagctggaagagtcctgagagggttggccccttacgaacttcggctgggattattttatacccaacaccagtcctcctactttcaagttcggatttcgaatgaagaaagtacagaaaaatttttacagccgaagttgccccccatAATTTTCATACTCAATTGTTtacagatattttggcgtttgatgcgccggtgctggagtcttttcaaatcgaggtgacccgaaaagattttttcaaaattttcgctggagcattgctctaggtatgatataataataattttgtcagtcgtcagccatctGCCATGACGAGTGGGATACGCGGCGGTTGTAGAtcagccaaaggagatctgcagttattattgcgccggaccctgaggtctatttaaacccatcctcctccttcaggggtttcaccttgtctGAGATTTCTCTTCGATCctttcttcttccccgagagcttcgcCCTCCTCCGGCGTCCCTCTCAATCTTAGGCACCCTTCAGATCACCTCCATCGCCCTTGCTGCCCTTCTGCACCTCTCGGactagcctaggttagtttcggaacccttctttttcttgctgttcttccattTCTCCTCTGCATTCCGCTCGTTCAGTTTCTCCGCGAgtgccttgtttcctatttttctcaatttttttaggatttttttttggatttttatttgattcgaaatgtcctccaacactttctcctctagcagttctaggagttcgtcagctccagcccccaAAATTCTAGTACTATAGATGGACCCCGTCCGATCTTTATACCAAACACCATTctcagctctttgacctcggacgaactttcactgattaggattcagtacgagattcctccgaagtacgagcttgagcttcctgggccaactgatcgggctagcgcccctcctcctggTCATTTTTGCTTATATC includes:
- the LOC105054227 gene encoding phragmoplastin interacting protein 1 gives rise to the protein MAYEGEEGKNRKKKKKAKKDKWGQPVPAAAEEAEEPVEAPRQEEGPLSGGDSYEPNKVVVSGMPYSTTEQQIRDLFSDIGPIQHLQLSRFPDSGNFRGLAFLTFQTEDIATNSLKLDGTKMGNRFVKVERCRLDSQRKRKHEFLSEPEKVDGCLSAYIGNLSWDVTEDDIRDCFKTSNIASIRFAFDKRTGKSRGFCHIDFEDDESLEKAMKKNQVEMHGRPMKIAYAVSSRN